The following are encoded in a window of Chloroflexota bacterium genomic DNA:
- a CDS encoding MBL fold metallo-hydrolase has translation MGWFDIKPVTGTVTAIMEPGHDEEVISYLVTGVGVAILVDTGMGVGDLQYEAQQLTRLPLAVVNTHAHYDHRGENFKFSQIAIHAIEAPALEQEYGNDKLRVKATPRRFTRPTPRGFSAATWTIPPSKATRILHDGDTIDLGDRVLEVLHTPGHSPGHICLLDRTERWLMTGDLYYPGNLFAHFENSDIHQMLASAQRLAALQPAIDNVLPSHNQTPMPAHELGRLADGIQQIVDGRATWEARHTEWGPVKRYPFGSFAVWTR, from the coding sequence ATGGGCTGGTTCGATATCAAGCCGGTCACCGGCACCGTCACGGCCATCATGGAACCGGGTCACGACGAGGAAGTGATCTCCTACCTCGTCACGGGCGTGGGCGTCGCCATCCTGGTGGACACCGGCATGGGCGTTGGCGACCTGCAGTATGAAGCGCAGCAACTGACGCGGCTGCCGCTCGCGGTCGTCAACACGCACGCGCACTACGACCACCGCGGCGAAAACTTCAAGTTCAGCCAGATCGCCATTCACGCGATCGAAGCGCCGGCGTTGGAACAGGAGTACGGCAACGACAAGCTGCGCGTCAAGGCGACGCCGAGGCGCTTTACCCGCCCGACACCGCGTGGCTTCTCGGCTGCAACATGGACTATCCCGCCCAGCAAAGCGACGCGCATCCTGCACGACGGCGACACCATCGATCTCGGCGATCGCGTGCTCGAGGTGCTGCACACGCCGGGCCATTCGCCGGGGCATATCTGCCTGCTCGACCGCACAGAGCGTTGGCTGATGACCGGCGACCTCTACTATCCCGGCAATCTGTTCGCGCACTTCGAGAACTCGGACATTCACCAGATGCTGGCCAGCGCGCAGCGACTGGCGGCGCTGCAGCCGGCCATCGACAACGTGCTGCCCTCGCACAACCAGACGCCGATGCCGGCGCACGAACTGGGCCGGCTGGCCGACGGGATCCAGCAGATCGTCGACGGCCGGGCGACCTGGGAAGCGCGGCACACCGAATGGGGGCCGGTCAAACGATACCCATTCGGATCGTTCGCGGTCTGGACCCGATAG
- a CDS encoding M42 family metallopeptidase — translation MGIALLKQLVEAHGIAGREERIQPIVIEAMKPLVDEIRIDALGNVVGHKRGDGQTRAVIMAHMDEIGFLVNHIDDKGFLRVLPVGGWDPRTMMAQRVIVHGRKDLPGMFGIPKPIHILTDEERRKVLQLSDYYIDLGLPVETVKAQVQVGDWVTMDQDLLEVGDLYSSKTMDDRVSVYVMLEALRAARSTTADIYVVATTQEEVGLRGAQVAAFGIMPTVGLALDITLAVDTPGVPEQEHVTRLGAGTAIKIMDSSAISDAKLVDFFRQMAVERNIKHQIEILPRGGTDAGGMQRAGAGVPVITVSIPTRYVHSVVESVHKGDLQASIDLTQAFIEDAHKFKGQAGTVSIK, via the coding sequence ATGGGCATCGCACTGCTTAAGCAACTGGTTGAGGCGCACGGCATCGCGGGGCGCGAAGAGCGCATCCAGCCGATCGTCATCGAGGCGATGAAGCCGCTGGTCGATGAGATCCGTATCGACGCGCTGGGCAACGTCGTCGGGCACAAACGCGGCGACGGCCAGACGCGCGCCGTCATCATGGCGCACATGGACGAGATCGGCTTCCTGGTCAACCATATCGACGACAAAGGCTTCCTGCGCGTGCTGCCGGTCGGCGGTTGGGACCCGCGCACGATGATGGCACAGCGCGTGATCGTGCACGGCCGCAAGGACCTGCCGGGCATGTTCGGCATCCCGAAGCCAATCCACATCTTGACCGACGAGGAGCGCCGCAAGGTGCTTCAGCTCAGCGACTACTACATCGATCTCGGCCTGCCGGTTGAGACGGTCAAGGCGCAGGTGCAGGTCGGCGACTGGGTGACGATGGACCAGGACCTGCTCGAGGTCGGCGACCTGTACTCGTCGAAGACGATGGACGACCGCGTCAGCGTGTACGTCATGCTGGAGGCGCTGCGCGCCGCCCGCTCGACCACCGCCGACATCTACGTTGTCGCCACCACGCAAGAGGAAGTCGGCCTGCGCGGCGCGCAGGTCGCCGCGTTCGGCATCATGCCGACCGTGGGACTCGCGCTCGACATCACGCTGGCGGTCGACACGCCCGGCGTGCCGGAACAGGAACATGTGACCCGGCTCGGCGCGGGCACCGCAATCAAGATCATGGACTCCTCGGCCATCTCCGACGCGAAGCTGGTGGACTTCTTCCGCCAGATGGCCGTCGAGCGCAACATCAAGCACCAGATCGAGATCCTGCCGCGCGGCGGCACCGACGCGGGCGGCATGCAGCGTGCAGGCGCCGGCGTGCCGGTCATCACCGTCTCGATCCCGACCCGCTACGTGCACTCGGTGGTCGAATCGGTACACAAGGGCGACCTGCAGGCCAGCATCGACCTGACGCAGGCGTTCATCGAGGACGCGCACAAGTTCAAGGGCCAGGCGGGCACGGTCAGTATCAAGTAG
- a CDS encoding LOG family protein, translating to MKRVSVFGSGQVKDGDPDYVEAHEMGRLLAESGYAVTSGGYLGAMEAVSRGAKEGGGTTRGITMTIFDPRPANPWVDEEEKVIDFFIRLEKLIHGSDAYVVLRGGIGTLVELSLAWSLLQTNCLSPRPLVVVGDAWAALFESFRRHAIVRERDWQHVQFVQTPAEALALIDRHFKAQDQ from the coding sequence ATGAAACGGGTATCGGTATTCGGTTCGGGGCAAGTGAAAGACGGCGACCCCGATTATGTTGAAGCACACGAGATGGGCCGCCTGCTGGCGGAGTCTGGCTACGCCGTGACCAGCGGCGGCTATTTGGGTGCGATGGAAGCCGTGTCACGCGGCGCCAAAGAAGGCGGCGGCACGACACGCGGGATCACGATGACGATCTTTGACCCGCGCCCGGCCAACCCGTGGGTGGACGAAGAAGAGAAGGTGATCGATTTCTTCATCCGCCTCGAGAAGCTGATTCACGGATCGGACGCCTACGTCGTCCTGCGCGGCGGCATCGGCACGCTGGTGGAACTGTCGCTGGCGTGGAGCCTGCTGCAGACGAACTGCCTGTCGCCGCGCCCGCTGGTCGTCGTCGGCGACGCGTGGGCGGCGCTGTTCGAGTCGTTCCGGCGGCACGCCATCGTGCGCGAGCGCGACTGGCAGCATGTCCAGTTCGTGCAGACGCCCGCCGAGGCGCTGGCGTTGATCGACCGGCACTTCAAAGCACAAGATCAATAG
- a CDS encoding N(4)-(beta-N-acetylglucosaminyl)-L-asparaginase encodes MLLVGSSNAQVGFEAGMQVLRDGGNAIDAVEATIRLVESNPEDHSVGYSGLPNVLGEVELDASIMNGHTLASGAVCAVHNYEHVISVAKEVMLRLPHVMLAGPGAERFAKEIGMKKRNLLTPESEAIYKGKAGREANQRYNLLRDLVNKATKDPQIAASLKDYHDEVFGTVNVIAIDKHGDIASGVSTSGWAWKYPGRVGDSPIIGAGNYADNRYGACACTGYGEMAIRGATAHSVVLYMKTGKSLVAAGREAMKDLRRLTVPFPPGMNLVAIDAQGKHTAMTTETDRAVTYIYQTEKMPEPALKPRIVIPLTKKQQSAG; translated from the coding sequence ATGCTACTTGTCGGAAGCAGCAACGCCCAGGTCGGATTTGAAGCCGGTATGCAGGTCCTGCGCGACGGCGGAAACGCCATCGACGCCGTCGAAGCAACCATTCGCCTCGTCGAATCGAATCCGGAAGACCACAGCGTCGGCTACAGCGGCTTGCCCAACGTGCTGGGCGAGGTCGAACTCGACGCCAGCATCATGAACGGCCACACGCTGGCCTCCGGCGCCGTCTGCGCCGTGCACAACTACGAGCACGTCATCAGCGTGGCCAAGGAGGTGATGCTGCGGCTGCCGCACGTCATGCTGGCCGGCCCCGGCGCGGAGCGCTTCGCCAAGGAGATCGGTATGAAGAAGCGCAACCTGCTGACGCCGGAATCTGAAGCGATCTACAAGGGCAAGGCCGGGCGCGAGGCCAACCAGCGCTACAACCTGCTGCGCGACCTGGTCAACAAGGCGACCAAGGACCCCCAGATCGCGGCCTCGCTCAAGGACTACCACGACGAGGTGTTCGGCACCGTCAACGTGATCGCCATCGACAAGCACGGCGACATCGCCAGCGGCGTCAGCACCAGCGGCTGGGCGTGGAAATACCCCGGCCGCGTCGGCGACTCGCCGATCATCGGCGCGGGCAACTACGCCGACAACCGCTACGGCGCCTGCGCTTGCACCGGCTACGGCGAGATGGCGATCCGCGGCGCGACGGCGCACTCGGTCGTGCTGTACATGAAGACCGGCAAGTCGCTGGTCGCCGCCGGGCGCGAGGCGATGAAAGACCTGCGCCGCCTGACCGTGCCGTTCCCGCCGGGCATGAACCTGGTGGCGATCGACGCGCAGGGCAAGCACACGGCGATGACCACCGAAACCGACCGCGCCGTGACCTACATCTACCAGACCGAGAAGATGCCGGAGCCGGCCCTCAAGCCGCGCATCGTCATTCCGCTGACCAAGAAGCAACAGAGCGCCGGCTAG